One part of the Mya arenaria isolate MELC-2E11 chromosome 3, ASM2691426v1 genome encodes these proteins:
- the LOC128229097 gene encoding zinc finger protein basonuclin-2-like isoform X3 yields the protein MKPLEAIRCTTPSCGCECFLPAKSSLRLCDTCKHGWVAHALDKLGYRHVFNAGLQVEIVQPNIVFDIASLMLYGAQATPIRLKILLDRLFSVLQHEEVLQVLHGFGWTYEDYARGYILQVQETSGRVLDKWICATRDEEFVIMQQFLRFGETKSIAQEIILQDTKERQDIFLKQTTHNDSEIKKFIDRSNLSMQNLIRPFDVRHLFGARLPYLSPTGSRLLSPPLGFSTPTSSSRDLRPPLISVSSTSPVTTSPLGRLQTMQPFDYRRESVSPSALSPGEKPSSRASPKSESPQNLSKNPASAQSTPPHTPFTPVKHENEPHMSHISLPQTLHLGGPALILPALQRHGPPDDGVINFSLKEDQDSQSYYDRKNKHLRKSSNPIKRNWMPDPSFGASMIGPNGKKRVLCTACNKSFCDKGALKIHYSAVHLKEMHKCSVEGCTMMFSSRRSRNRHSANPNPKLHMPQKRPKIPEGARLVDDGTGASAKRQLSSPPSVFMSNSMMSQSPGSMVECPSQRPFYADPNITMPVFPTAAKRLKLDGLDDGPKDLSLPIMRSGQSSRETSPGNASLSLVPDHVLDEYQNAVKGSLDDSQDSDSSNTQATGSPGQPRLHNRRKNIPTRLAQPYREPNGCNEESLTSRENVDGNEHENLKNGSDVAKLEVDNECSDIDDRSLDKSDGKLVINDDEDDSCNEDDEEDDDMDTGEVLDFAMHMPEGLDGENMSGPDSNDASHDSNEDSSDNSKHGESLSDVEIPLDKENPKQCISCGKAFLNIFGLKIHYKNVHLKLMHKCTVEGCSASFPSKRSRDRHSSNLNLHRKLLLTAEDQNSASGETDDNQNFRADVIQKLYEQNMSSDDDNAEPTDLSQPVVNGKFTNDKAIHDTDHDNCVNENKTNESNSDFLGSAEHQNGTQEEPSEDMDLPKNNNSKSLVDKVSPNTRKSRRQVGQGDIRKTTVGDKAVSV from the exons cCCTGGACAAGCTTGGTTACCGTCATGTGTTCAATGCTGGACTGCAGGTGGAGATCGTTCAACCAAACATTGTGTTTGACATTGCATCCCTCATGCTGTATGGAGCACAGGCCACGCCCATACGACTGAAAATACTCCTTGACAG GTTGTTCAGCGTATTACAGCACGAGGAAGTATTACAAGTGCTGCACGGGTTTGGCTGGACGTACGAAGACTATGCACGTGGCTATATCCTACAGGTACAG GAGACCTCTGGCCGTGTATTGGACAAGTGGATCTGCGCTACAAGGGACGAGGAGTTCGTAATTATGCAGCAGTTCCTGCGCTTTGGGGAAACCAAATCCATTGCCCAGGAGATCATTCTTCAGGACACAAAAGAAAGACAGGATATCTTCCTCAAGCAGACAACACATAAcgacagtgaaataaaaaagtttattgaCCGGAGCAATCTCTCTATGCAAAATCTTATTCGTCCATTTGATGTTCGTCACCTATTTGGTGCTAGATTGCCATACTTGTCCCCGACAGGAAGCCGGTTGTTAAGCCCTCCACTTGGGTTTTCCACCCCAACCTCTAGCTCCCGTGACCTACGACCTCCGCTGATATCGGTGAGCTCTACCAGCCCTGTGACCACGTCCCCACTAGGCAGACTGCAAACAATGCAGCCATTTGACTACCGGCGTGAGTCAGTCAGCCCTTCAGCTCTTAGCCCTGGAGAGAAACCATCCTCCCGTGCCTCTCCAAAGAGTGAAAGTCCACAAAATCTTAGCAAGAACCCTGCCTCTGCGCAGTCCACACCTCCTCACACACCATTTACTCCAGTAAAGCATGAAAATGAGCCCCATATGAGTCACATCTCCCTGCCTCAAACCCTACACCTGGGTGGACCTGCCCTCATCTTGCCCGCGCTTCAGAGACATGGACCACCTGATGATGGAGTCATCAACTTTTCTTTGAAAGAGGACCAAGACAGCCAATCTTACTATGATAGAAAGAATAAACATTTAAGGAAATCATCCAATCCTATCAAACGTAACTGGATGCCTGACCCTAGCTTTGGGGCTTCAATGATCGGACCAAATGGAAAGAAACGTGTTCTATGTACCGCCTGCAATAAGTCATTCTGTGACAAAGGGGCCCTGAAAATCCATTACAGTGCTGTTCACTTAAAAGAAATGCACAAGTGTTCAGTTGAAGGTTGCACCATGATGTTCAGTTCAAGACGCAGTAGAAATCGCCACAGTGCAAATCCAAATCCAAAACTCCACATGCCACAAAAACGACCAAAGATTCCTGAGGGGGCCAGACTTGTTGATGATGGAACCGGTGCTTCTGCCAAGCGCCAACTTTCTTCCCCTCCATCTGTTTTCATGTCTAATTCAATGATGTCGCAAAGCCCTGGAAGCATGGTTGAATGTCCAAGCCAGCGGCCGTTTTACGCCGACCCAAACATTACAATGCCAGTATTTCCAACAGCTGCTAAGCGTCTTAAACTAGATGGTTTAGATGATGGACCAAAGGACCTGAGCTTACCAATTATGAGGAGTGGACAGAGCTCACGGGAGACAAGTCCTGGGAATGCAAGTCTGTCTCTGGTGCCTGATCATGTCCTTGATGAGTACCAGAATGCTGTAAAAGGGTCTCTAGATGACAGCCAGGATTCAGACAGCAGCAACACTCAGGCTACTGGCTCCCCAGGCCAGCCCCGTTTACACAATAGAAGGAAGAATATACCAACACGTCTTGCCCAGCCATACAGGGAACCAAATGGGTGTAATGAGGAAAGTCTGACCAGCAGAGAAAATGTTGATGGAAATGAGCATGAGAATTTGAAAAATGGGTCTGATGTGGCAAAGCTTGAAGTAGATAATGAATGTTCTGACATAGATGATAGGTCTCTGGATAAGAGTGATGGCAAGCTGGTTATAAATGATgacgaagatgacagttgtaATGAGGATGATGAAGAGGATGATGATATGGATACAGGGGAGGTTCTAGACTTTGCAATGCACATGCCAGAAGGATTGGATGGGGAGAATATGTCGGGTCCAGATTCCAATGATGCTTCACATGATTCAAATGAAGATTCTTCTGATAATTCTAAACATGGAGAGTCATTGTCTGATGTTGAAATACCTTTGGATAAAGAAAACCCCAAACAGTGTATATCTTGTGGAAAagcttttttgaatatttttggaCTAAAAATTCACTATAAGAATGTTCACTTGAAGCTGATGCACAAATGTACCGTTGAAGGCTGCAGTGCCTCCTTTCCATCTAAGCGTAGTAGAGACAGGCACAGCTCAAACCTTAACCTCCACAGGAAACTCCTCTTGACTGCAGAAGATCAAAATTCTGCTTCTGGAGAAACTGATGACAATCAGAACTTTAGGGCTGATGTTATACAGAAACTGTATGAACAGAACATGTCtagtgatgatgataatgcggaACCTACTGACTTGAGTCAACCTGTTGTTAATGGAAAGTTTACCAATGACAAAGCCATACACGATACTGATCATGATAACTGTGTGAATGAAAATAAGACCAATGAATCCAACAGTGACTTTTTGGGAAGTGCAGAACACCAAAATGGTACCCAGGAGGAGCCGAGTGAAGACATGGACttgccaaaaaacaacaactcaaagTCCTTGGTTGACAAAGTTTCCCCAAACACCCGCAAATCCAGGCGGCAGGTTGGCCAAGGTGATATTCGCAAGACCACTGTTGGTGATAAGGCTGTTTCTGTGTAA
- the LOC128229097 gene encoding zinc finger protein basonuclin-2-like isoform X2 has protein sequence MPEKTISMDSIACKKAIRCTTPSCGCECFLPAKSSLRLCDTCKHGWVAHALDKLGYRHVFNAGLQVEIVQPNIVFDIASLMLYGAQATPIRLKILLDRLFSVLQHEEVLQVLHGFGWTYEDYARGYILQETSGRVLDKWICATRDEEFVIMQQFLRFGETKSIAQEIILQDTKERQDIFLKQTTHNDSEIKKFIDRSNLSMQNLIRPFDVRHLFGARLPYLSPTGSRLLSPPLGFSTPTSSSRDLRPPLISVSSTSPVTTSPLGRLQTMQPFDYRRESVSPSALSPGEKPSSRASPKSESPQNLSKNPASAQSTPPHTPFTPVKHENEPHMSHISLPQTLHLGGPALILPALQRHGPPDDGVINFSLKEDQDSQSYYDRKNKHLRKSSNPIKRNWMPDPSFGASMIGPNGKKRVLCTACNKSFCDKGALKIHYSAVHLKEMHKCSVEGCTMMFSSRRSRNRHSANPNPKLHMPQKRPKIPEGARLVDDGTGASAKRQLSSPPSVFMSNSMMSQSPGSMVECPSQRPFYADPNITMPVFPTAAKRLKLDGLDDGPKDLSLPIMRSGQSSRETSPGNASLSLVPDHVLDEYQNAVKGSLDDSQDSDSSNTQATGSPGQPRLHNRRKNIPTRLAQPYREPNGCNEESLTSRENVDGNEHENLKNGSDVAKLEVDNECSDIDDRSLDKSDGKLVINDDEDDSCNEDDEEDDDMDTGEVLDFAMHMPEGLDGENMSGPDSNDASHDSNEDSSDNSKHGESLSDVEIPLDKENPKQCISCGKAFLNIFGLKIHYKNVHLKLMHKCTVEGCSASFPSKRSRDRHSSNLNLHRKLLLTAEDQNSASGETDDNQNFRADVIQKLYEQNMSSDDDNAEPTDLSQPVVNGKFTNDKAIHDTDHDNCVNENKTNESNSDFLGSAEHQNGTQEEPSEDMDLPKNNNSKSLVDKVSPNTRKSRRQVGQGDIRKTTVGDKAVSV, from the exons cCCTGGACAAGCTTGGTTACCGTCATGTGTTCAATGCTGGACTGCAGGTGGAGATCGTTCAACCAAACATTGTGTTTGACATTGCATCCCTCATGCTGTATGGAGCACAGGCCACGCCCATACGACTGAAAATACTCCTTGACAG GTTGTTCAGCGTATTACAGCACGAGGAAGTATTACAAGTGCTGCACGGGTTTGGCTGGACGTACGAAGACTATGCACGTGGCTATATCCTACAG GAGACCTCTGGCCGTGTATTGGACAAGTGGATCTGCGCTACAAGGGACGAGGAGTTCGTAATTATGCAGCAGTTCCTGCGCTTTGGGGAAACCAAATCCATTGCCCAGGAGATCATTCTTCAGGACACAAAAGAAAGACAGGATATCTTCCTCAAGCAGACAACACATAAcgacagtgaaataaaaaagtttattgaCCGGAGCAATCTCTCTATGCAAAATCTTATTCGTCCATTTGATGTTCGTCACCTATTTGGTGCTAGATTGCCATACTTGTCCCCGACAGGAAGCCGGTTGTTAAGCCCTCCACTTGGGTTTTCCACCCCAACCTCTAGCTCCCGTGACCTACGACCTCCGCTGATATCGGTGAGCTCTACCAGCCCTGTGACCACGTCCCCACTAGGCAGACTGCAAACAATGCAGCCATTTGACTACCGGCGTGAGTCAGTCAGCCCTTCAGCTCTTAGCCCTGGAGAGAAACCATCCTCCCGTGCCTCTCCAAAGAGTGAAAGTCCACAAAATCTTAGCAAGAACCCTGCCTCTGCGCAGTCCACACCTCCTCACACACCATTTACTCCAGTAAAGCATGAAAATGAGCCCCATATGAGTCACATCTCCCTGCCTCAAACCCTACACCTGGGTGGACCTGCCCTCATCTTGCCCGCGCTTCAGAGACATGGACCACCTGATGATGGAGTCATCAACTTTTCTTTGAAAGAGGACCAAGACAGCCAATCTTACTATGATAGAAAGAATAAACATTTAAGGAAATCATCCAATCCTATCAAACGTAACTGGATGCCTGACCCTAGCTTTGGGGCTTCAATGATCGGACCAAATGGAAAGAAACGTGTTCTATGTACCGCCTGCAATAAGTCATTCTGTGACAAAGGGGCCCTGAAAATCCATTACAGTGCTGTTCACTTAAAAGAAATGCACAAGTGTTCAGTTGAAGGTTGCACCATGATGTTCAGTTCAAGACGCAGTAGAAATCGCCACAGTGCAAATCCAAATCCAAAACTCCACATGCCACAAAAACGACCAAAGATTCCTGAGGGGGCCAGACTTGTTGATGATGGAACCGGTGCTTCTGCCAAGCGCCAACTTTCTTCCCCTCCATCTGTTTTCATGTCTAATTCAATGATGTCGCAAAGCCCTGGAAGCATGGTTGAATGTCCAAGCCAGCGGCCGTTTTACGCCGACCCAAACATTACAATGCCAGTATTTCCAACAGCTGCTAAGCGTCTTAAACTAGATGGTTTAGATGATGGACCAAAGGACCTGAGCTTACCAATTATGAGGAGTGGACAGAGCTCACGGGAGACAAGTCCTGGGAATGCAAGTCTGTCTCTGGTGCCTGATCATGTCCTTGATGAGTACCAGAATGCTGTAAAAGGGTCTCTAGATGACAGCCAGGATTCAGACAGCAGCAACACTCAGGCTACTGGCTCCCCAGGCCAGCCCCGTTTACACAATAGAAGGAAGAATATACCAACACGTCTTGCCCAGCCATACAGGGAACCAAATGGGTGTAATGAGGAAAGTCTGACCAGCAGAGAAAATGTTGATGGAAATGAGCATGAGAATTTGAAAAATGGGTCTGATGTGGCAAAGCTTGAAGTAGATAATGAATGTTCTGACATAGATGATAGGTCTCTGGATAAGAGTGATGGCAAGCTGGTTATAAATGATgacgaagatgacagttgtaATGAGGATGATGAAGAGGATGATGATATGGATACAGGGGAGGTTCTAGACTTTGCAATGCACATGCCAGAAGGATTGGATGGGGAGAATATGTCGGGTCCAGATTCCAATGATGCTTCACATGATTCAAATGAAGATTCTTCTGATAATTCTAAACATGGAGAGTCATTGTCTGATGTTGAAATACCTTTGGATAAAGAAAACCCCAAACAGTGTATATCTTGTGGAAAagcttttttgaatatttttggaCTAAAAATTCACTATAAGAATGTTCACTTGAAGCTGATGCACAAATGTACCGTTGAAGGCTGCAGTGCCTCCTTTCCATCTAAGCGTAGTAGAGACAGGCACAGCTCAAACCTTAACCTCCACAGGAAACTCCTCTTGACTGCAGAAGATCAAAATTCTGCTTCTGGAGAAACTGATGACAATCAGAACTTTAGGGCTGATGTTATACAGAAACTGTATGAACAGAACATGTCtagtgatgatgataatgcggaACCTACTGACTTGAGTCAACCTGTTGTTAATGGAAAGTTTACCAATGACAAAGCCATACACGATACTGATCATGATAACTGTGTGAATGAAAATAAGACCAATGAATCCAACAGTGACTTTTTGGGAAGTGCAGAACACCAAAATGGTACCCAGGAGGAGCCGAGTGAAGACATGGACttgccaaaaaacaacaactcaaagTCCTTGGTTGACAAAGTTTCCCCAAACACCCGCAAATCCAGGCGGCAGGTTGGCCAAGGTGATATTCGCAAGACCACTGTTGGTGATAAGGCTGTTTCTGTGTAA
- the LOC128229097 gene encoding zinc finger protein basonuclin-2-like isoform X1 has product MPEKTISMDSIACKKAIRCTTPSCGCECFLPAKSSLRLCDTCKHGWVAHALDKLGYRHVFNAGLQVEIVQPNIVFDIASLMLYGAQATPIRLKILLDRLFSVLQHEEVLQVLHGFGWTYEDYARGYILQVQETSGRVLDKWICATRDEEFVIMQQFLRFGETKSIAQEIILQDTKERQDIFLKQTTHNDSEIKKFIDRSNLSMQNLIRPFDVRHLFGARLPYLSPTGSRLLSPPLGFSTPTSSSRDLRPPLISVSSTSPVTTSPLGRLQTMQPFDYRRESVSPSALSPGEKPSSRASPKSESPQNLSKNPASAQSTPPHTPFTPVKHENEPHMSHISLPQTLHLGGPALILPALQRHGPPDDGVINFSLKEDQDSQSYYDRKNKHLRKSSNPIKRNWMPDPSFGASMIGPNGKKRVLCTACNKSFCDKGALKIHYSAVHLKEMHKCSVEGCTMMFSSRRSRNRHSANPNPKLHMPQKRPKIPEGARLVDDGTGASAKRQLSSPPSVFMSNSMMSQSPGSMVECPSQRPFYADPNITMPVFPTAAKRLKLDGLDDGPKDLSLPIMRSGQSSRETSPGNASLSLVPDHVLDEYQNAVKGSLDDSQDSDSSNTQATGSPGQPRLHNRRKNIPTRLAQPYREPNGCNEESLTSRENVDGNEHENLKNGSDVAKLEVDNECSDIDDRSLDKSDGKLVINDDEDDSCNEDDEEDDDMDTGEVLDFAMHMPEGLDGENMSGPDSNDASHDSNEDSSDNSKHGESLSDVEIPLDKENPKQCISCGKAFLNIFGLKIHYKNVHLKLMHKCTVEGCSASFPSKRSRDRHSSNLNLHRKLLLTAEDQNSASGETDDNQNFRADVIQKLYEQNMSSDDDNAEPTDLSQPVVNGKFTNDKAIHDTDHDNCVNENKTNESNSDFLGSAEHQNGTQEEPSEDMDLPKNNNSKSLVDKVSPNTRKSRRQVGQGDIRKTTVGDKAVSV; this is encoded by the exons cCCTGGACAAGCTTGGTTACCGTCATGTGTTCAATGCTGGACTGCAGGTGGAGATCGTTCAACCAAACATTGTGTTTGACATTGCATCCCTCATGCTGTATGGAGCACAGGCCACGCCCATACGACTGAAAATACTCCTTGACAG GTTGTTCAGCGTATTACAGCACGAGGAAGTATTACAAGTGCTGCACGGGTTTGGCTGGACGTACGAAGACTATGCACGTGGCTATATCCTACAGGTACAG GAGACCTCTGGCCGTGTATTGGACAAGTGGATCTGCGCTACAAGGGACGAGGAGTTCGTAATTATGCAGCAGTTCCTGCGCTTTGGGGAAACCAAATCCATTGCCCAGGAGATCATTCTTCAGGACACAAAAGAAAGACAGGATATCTTCCTCAAGCAGACAACACATAAcgacagtgaaataaaaaagtttattgaCCGGAGCAATCTCTCTATGCAAAATCTTATTCGTCCATTTGATGTTCGTCACCTATTTGGTGCTAGATTGCCATACTTGTCCCCGACAGGAAGCCGGTTGTTAAGCCCTCCACTTGGGTTTTCCACCCCAACCTCTAGCTCCCGTGACCTACGACCTCCGCTGATATCGGTGAGCTCTACCAGCCCTGTGACCACGTCCCCACTAGGCAGACTGCAAACAATGCAGCCATTTGACTACCGGCGTGAGTCAGTCAGCCCTTCAGCTCTTAGCCCTGGAGAGAAACCATCCTCCCGTGCCTCTCCAAAGAGTGAAAGTCCACAAAATCTTAGCAAGAACCCTGCCTCTGCGCAGTCCACACCTCCTCACACACCATTTACTCCAGTAAAGCATGAAAATGAGCCCCATATGAGTCACATCTCCCTGCCTCAAACCCTACACCTGGGTGGACCTGCCCTCATCTTGCCCGCGCTTCAGAGACATGGACCACCTGATGATGGAGTCATCAACTTTTCTTTGAAAGAGGACCAAGACAGCCAATCTTACTATGATAGAAAGAATAAACATTTAAGGAAATCATCCAATCCTATCAAACGTAACTGGATGCCTGACCCTAGCTTTGGGGCTTCAATGATCGGACCAAATGGAAAGAAACGTGTTCTATGTACCGCCTGCAATAAGTCATTCTGTGACAAAGGGGCCCTGAAAATCCATTACAGTGCTGTTCACTTAAAAGAAATGCACAAGTGTTCAGTTGAAGGTTGCACCATGATGTTCAGTTCAAGACGCAGTAGAAATCGCCACAGTGCAAATCCAAATCCAAAACTCCACATGCCACAAAAACGACCAAAGATTCCTGAGGGGGCCAGACTTGTTGATGATGGAACCGGTGCTTCTGCCAAGCGCCAACTTTCTTCCCCTCCATCTGTTTTCATGTCTAATTCAATGATGTCGCAAAGCCCTGGAAGCATGGTTGAATGTCCAAGCCAGCGGCCGTTTTACGCCGACCCAAACATTACAATGCCAGTATTTCCAACAGCTGCTAAGCGTCTTAAACTAGATGGTTTAGATGATGGACCAAAGGACCTGAGCTTACCAATTATGAGGAGTGGACAGAGCTCACGGGAGACAAGTCCTGGGAATGCAAGTCTGTCTCTGGTGCCTGATCATGTCCTTGATGAGTACCAGAATGCTGTAAAAGGGTCTCTAGATGACAGCCAGGATTCAGACAGCAGCAACACTCAGGCTACTGGCTCCCCAGGCCAGCCCCGTTTACACAATAGAAGGAAGAATATACCAACACGTCTTGCCCAGCCATACAGGGAACCAAATGGGTGTAATGAGGAAAGTCTGACCAGCAGAGAAAATGTTGATGGAAATGAGCATGAGAATTTGAAAAATGGGTCTGATGTGGCAAAGCTTGAAGTAGATAATGAATGTTCTGACATAGATGATAGGTCTCTGGATAAGAGTGATGGCAAGCTGGTTATAAATGATgacgaagatgacagttgtaATGAGGATGATGAAGAGGATGATGATATGGATACAGGGGAGGTTCTAGACTTTGCAATGCACATGCCAGAAGGATTGGATGGGGAGAATATGTCGGGTCCAGATTCCAATGATGCTTCACATGATTCAAATGAAGATTCTTCTGATAATTCTAAACATGGAGAGTCATTGTCTGATGTTGAAATACCTTTGGATAAAGAAAACCCCAAACAGTGTATATCTTGTGGAAAagcttttttgaatatttttggaCTAAAAATTCACTATAAGAATGTTCACTTGAAGCTGATGCACAAATGTACCGTTGAAGGCTGCAGTGCCTCCTTTCCATCTAAGCGTAGTAGAGACAGGCACAGCTCAAACCTTAACCTCCACAGGAAACTCCTCTTGACTGCAGAAGATCAAAATTCTGCTTCTGGAGAAACTGATGACAATCAGAACTTTAGGGCTGATGTTATACAGAAACTGTATGAACAGAACATGTCtagtgatgatgataatgcggaACCTACTGACTTGAGTCAACCTGTTGTTAATGGAAAGTTTACCAATGACAAAGCCATACACGATACTGATCATGATAACTGTGTGAATGAAAATAAGACCAATGAATCCAACAGTGACTTTTTGGGAAGTGCAGAACACCAAAATGGTACCCAGGAGGAGCCGAGTGAAGACATGGACttgccaaaaaacaacaactcaaagTCCTTGGTTGACAAAGTTTCCCCAAACACCCGCAAATCCAGGCGGCAGGTTGGCCAAGGTGATATTCGCAAGACCACTGTTGGTGATAAGGCTGTTTCTGTGTAA
- the LOC128229097 gene encoding zinc finger protein basonuclin-2-like isoform X4, which produces METSGRVLDKWICATRDEEFVIMQQFLRFGETKSIAQEIILQDTKERQDIFLKQTTHNDSEIKKFIDRSNLSMQNLIRPFDVRHLFGARLPYLSPTGSRLLSPPLGFSTPTSSSRDLRPPLISVSSTSPVTTSPLGRLQTMQPFDYRRESVSPSALSPGEKPSSRASPKSESPQNLSKNPASAQSTPPHTPFTPVKHENEPHMSHISLPQTLHLGGPALILPALQRHGPPDDGVINFSLKEDQDSQSYYDRKNKHLRKSSNPIKRNWMPDPSFGASMIGPNGKKRVLCTACNKSFCDKGALKIHYSAVHLKEMHKCSVEGCTMMFSSRRSRNRHSANPNPKLHMPQKRPKIPEGARLVDDGTGASAKRQLSSPPSVFMSNSMMSQSPGSMVECPSQRPFYADPNITMPVFPTAAKRLKLDGLDDGPKDLSLPIMRSGQSSRETSPGNASLSLVPDHVLDEYQNAVKGSLDDSQDSDSSNTQATGSPGQPRLHNRRKNIPTRLAQPYREPNGCNEESLTSRENVDGNEHENLKNGSDVAKLEVDNECSDIDDRSLDKSDGKLVINDDEDDSCNEDDEEDDDMDTGEVLDFAMHMPEGLDGENMSGPDSNDASHDSNEDSSDNSKHGESLSDVEIPLDKENPKQCISCGKAFLNIFGLKIHYKNVHLKLMHKCTVEGCSASFPSKRSRDRHSSNLNLHRKLLLTAEDQNSASGETDDNQNFRADVIQKLYEQNMSSDDDNAEPTDLSQPVVNGKFTNDKAIHDTDHDNCVNENKTNESNSDFLGSAEHQNGTQEEPSEDMDLPKNNNSKSLVDKVSPNTRKSRRQVGQGDIRKTTVGDKAVSV; this is translated from the exons ATG GAGACCTCTGGCCGTGTATTGGACAAGTGGATCTGCGCTACAAGGGACGAGGAGTTCGTAATTATGCAGCAGTTCCTGCGCTTTGGGGAAACCAAATCCATTGCCCAGGAGATCATTCTTCAGGACACAAAAGAAAGACAGGATATCTTCCTCAAGCAGACAACACATAAcgacagtgaaataaaaaagtttattgaCCGGAGCAATCTCTCTATGCAAAATCTTATTCGTCCATTTGATGTTCGTCACCTATTTGGTGCTAGATTGCCATACTTGTCCCCGACAGGAAGCCGGTTGTTAAGCCCTCCACTTGGGTTTTCCACCCCAACCTCTAGCTCCCGTGACCTACGACCTCCGCTGATATCGGTGAGCTCTACCAGCCCTGTGACCACGTCCCCACTAGGCAGACTGCAAACAATGCAGCCATTTGACTACCGGCGTGAGTCAGTCAGCCCTTCAGCTCTTAGCCCTGGAGAGAAACCATCCTCCCGTGCCTCTCCAAAGAGTGAAAGTCCACAAAATCTTAGCAAGAACCCTGCCTCTGCGCAGTCCACACCTCCTCACACACCATTTACTCCAGTAAAGCATGAAAATGAGCCCCATATGAGTCACATCTCCCTGCCTCAAACCCTACACCTGGGTGGACCTGCCCTCATCTTGCCCGCGCTTCAGAGACATGGACCACCTGATGATGGAGTCATCAACTTTTCTTTGAAAGAGGACCAAGACAGCCAATCTTACTATGATAGAAAGAATAAACATTTAAGGAAATCATCCAATCCTATCAAACGTAACTGGATGCCTGACCCTAGCTTTGGGGCTTCAATGATCGGACCAAATGGAAAGAAACGTGTTCTATGTACCGCCTGCAATAAGTCATTCTGTGACAAAGGGGCCCTGAAAATCCATTACAGTGCTGTTCACTTAAAAGAAATGCACAAGTGTTCAGTTGAAGGTTGCACCATGATGTTCAGTTCAAGACGCAGTAGAAATCGCCACAGTGCAAATCCAAATCCAAAACTCCACATGCCACAAAAACGACCAAAGATTCCTGAGGGGGCCAGACTTGTTGATGATGGAACCGGTGCTTCTGCCAAGCGCCAACTTTCTTCCCCTCCATCTGTTTTCATGTCTAATTCAATGATGTCGCAAAGCCCTGGAAGCATGGTTGAATGTCCAAGCCAGCGGCCGTTTTACGCCGACCCAAACATTACAATGCCAGTATTTCCAACAGCTGCTAAGCGTCTTAAACTAGATGGTTTAGATGATGGACCAAAGGACCTGAGCTTACCAATTATGAGGAGTGGACAGAGCTCACGGGAGACAAGTCCTGGGAATGCAAGTCTGTCTCTGGTGCCTGATCATGTCCTTGATGAGTACCAGAATGCTGTAAAAGGGTCTCTAGATGACAGCCAGGATTCAGACAGCAGCAACACTCAGGCTACTGGCTCCCCAGGCCAGCCCCGTTTACACAATAGAAGGAAGAATATACCAACACGTCTTGCCCAGCCATACAGGGAACCAAATGGGTGTAATGAGGAAAGTCTGACCAGCAGAGAAAATGTTGATGGAAATGAGCATGAGAATTTGAAAAATGGGTCTGATGTGGCAAAGCTTGAAGTAGATAATGAATGTTCTGACATAGATGATAGGTCTCTGGATAAGAGTGATGGCAAGCTGGTTATAAATGATgacgaagatgacagttgtaATGAGGATGATGAAGAGGATGATGATATGGATACAGGGGAGGTTCTAGACTTTGCAATGCACATGCCAGAAGGATTGGATGGGGAGAATATGTCGGGTCCAGATTCCAATGATGCTTCACATGATTCAAATGAAGATTCTTCTGATAATTCTAAACATGGAGAGTCATTGTCTGATGTTGAAATACCTTTGGATAAAGAAAACCCCAAACAGTGTATATCTTGTGGAAAagcttttttgaatatttttggaCTAAAAATTCACTATAAGAATGTTCACTTGAAGCTGATGCACAAATGTACCGTTGAAGGCTGCAGTGCCTCCTTTCCATCTAAGCGTAGTAGAGACAGGCACAGCTCAAACCTTAACCTCCACAGGAAACTCCTCTTGACTGCAGAAGATCAAAATTCTGCTTCTGGAGAAACTGATGACAATCAGAACTTTAGGGCTGATGTTATACAGAAACTGTATGAACAGAACATGTCtagtgatgatgataatgcggaACCTACTGACTTGAGTCAACCTGTTGTTAATGGAAAGTTTACCAATGACAAAGCCATACACGATACTGATCATGATAACTGTGTGAATGAAAATAAGACCAATGAATCCAACAGTGACTTTTTGGGAAGTGCAGAACACCAAAATGGTACCCAGGAGGAGCCGAGTGAAGACATGGACttgccaaaaaacaacaactcaaagTCCTTGGTTGACAAAGTTTCCCCAAACACCCGCAAATCCAGGCGGCAGGTTGGCCAAGGTGATATTCGCAAGACCACTGTTGGTGATAAGGCTGTTTCTGTGTAA